Within the Glycine max cultivar Williams 82 chromosome 12, Glycine_max_v4.0, whole genome shotgun sequence genome, the region GATAGACATTCTATGCTTCACtgaatcggtttttttttttttttgcatggtttaatttgttgtttttatttttgctctaattatgcaaattatatgaaaatatatagaCATAGATGGACTGGAAGGTATGAAGCTCATCTTTGGGATAATAGCTGTAGAAGGGAAGGCCAATCAAGAAAAGGACGCCAAGGTgattaaacttcaaattaattacttttagagttttattctcttttttctttgaagtTGTTTAggtaatattattaattgtgAGTTTTATTAACACATTTCTCTTAATGTTTTGCTTATGTACATATTTCTTCTCAACTTTCCTTCAGTTTATTTGGGTAAGTGTCCCTTTCAGTTTATTTTCCAACcccttttcatttaattatgctCCTGGAGATGTAAAATAAGATTACAAAACGTATTGTTTCATTTGTTTTGTAACTGCAGGTGGATATGATAAAGAAGAGAAAGCAGCTAGAGCTTATGATTTAGCTGCACTGAAGTACTGGGGGACATCCACCACTACCAACTTTCCAGTATGTTTTTTATGACTCTACTTTTTCAATGCTTCTCAGACACTGGTTCAAAGGAAAGTTATattgatttcattttattttacagaTTAGCAACTATGAGAAGGAATTGGATGAAATGAAACACATGACGAGACAAGAATTTGTTGCCGCCATTAGAAGGTGATTAATGAAGAGATACATGTATAACGCATATATACAtggtcaataatatatatagtgaAATAATAGTCAGATTAAGTAGTGAATTTTAGGGTATGCAAACATTAAGGCTGCATTTCTATAAgctttttaaactttaattatttaataaactttGATTACCAGAgaacttaattatttatacacTTGAATGTAATACTTTTTGAAATAAGTTGGAGCTTATTTTGATAAGTTTCTACTTGATACACTTCAATAAGTTTTGTAGATcactttcaaatgtttgttaAACATAGTGTGGTGATGATTTGCAGGAAAAGCAGTGGTTTCTCCAGGGGTGCATCAATGTATCGTGGAGTTACAAGGTATCAAATGGGACAACaatgctttcttctttttctttctctcatcCCATGCAttgtcttcttttctttctacactttctcttagcaaaatattattattattattctttgattaGGCATCACCAACACGGAAGATGGCAAGCAAGGATTGGCAGAGTTGCAGGAAACAAAGATCTTTACTTGGGAACTTTCAGTAAGACAAATTTAATAATCACATGCAAAGAATGTTACACTAAAATAGAACTTCAAATTAACCACTTATTGTTTGTAGCAAAAAATATCTGTTAAGATAACTTAATCCCTTAAATAGACTTACTTCAGTATCTTCAATTATTAGTCCTTGACTCAGATAATATCTTGAGttcataccaaaaaaaaattagaaaagtaaACCAAcacaaatattttgataatatgaACAGCACAATATTTCATTACAGGTACTGAGGAAGAGGCTGCAGAAGCATACGACATAGCAGCGATAAAGTTCAGAGGTCTCAACGCTGTCACAAACTTTGACATGAGCCGCTACGACGTGAAAGCCATTCTTGAAAGCAACACTCTCCCAATAGGAGGAGGCGCTGCAAAGCGTCTGAAAGAAGCTCAAGCTCTAGAATCTTCGAGAAAACGCGAAGAGATGATTGCACTAGGCTCATCTTCCACGTTCCAATACGGAACCTCAGCAAGCTCTTCTAGGCTTCACGCTTACCCTCTAATGCAGCACCACCACCAGTTCGAGCAACCTCAACCTCTGCTAACTCTTCAAAACCACGACATAAGTTCTTCTCACTTCTCTCACCAGCAAGACCCTTTGCATCATCAGGGTTACATCCAAACGCAGCTTCAGTTGCACCAGCAGAGTGGCGCTTCTTCTTATAGCTTTCAGAATAATGCTCAGTTCTACAATGGTTACCTTCAGAACCACCCTGCATTGCTTCAGGGAATGATGAACATggggtcttcttcttcttcctcatctGTGTTGGAgaataataatagtaacaataataataataatgttggtGGGTTTGTGGGAAGTGGGTTTGGTATGGCTTCGAATGCAACGGCGGGGAACACGGTGGGGACAGCGGAGGAGTTAGGGCTGGTGAAGGTGGACTATGACATGCCGGCTGGAGGTTACGGTGGCTGGTCGGCGGCGGACTCCATGCAGACGTCAAATGGTGGGGTGTTCACAATGTGGAATGATTAAGGAAGGGAAGCTAGTTCTAGTATGGGACAACGTACTAGTTAGTTGCCATACAattttgttatgcatttttatttttttgtctttgggtTTTTAATATTCTCGcaattggaaaagaaaaataggtgCTGATTTTCTGTGAGACATTGATCACAAAGGAAGTGAGAAAAGACCatatatctattatatatttatgtctCTCTTATTATGCCGAATGTTTGTGAAACTTTTGGTTGAATTAAGTGTTGATTAATTGATTCATGCTATGATTAGATGAATTAATTAAGAGCTAGAAACTTCTTTTCTCACAACTTTTTGACATCTTATAATCgaagtgataaaaaattaagacgAGTGATGTAAcagacataatttttttaaaaaatatattataaaaaatgctgtgataatttattataagtATCTTATTAGTGTTAAATTAGAACAAAggtagagttttaaaaaaatataataagcgATAATAAATATCTATGTTTTCGTTTCAGTATTTCACTTGATGTTTTTTATAcgtataaaaagaataaataaaaattgagtttaTAACATGTAAGTGTGCAGGATGTTAACATTAcgatttatattttagtatcaaatgatttttttatacataaattagtGTTTAGCTTGTGTATAATagagaataaatatatattttatagaattaaaatttataataaataatacttttaaatattttatgataaataattcatattgtgaaatattatattattttatttattaataatttttataaacaaatattaaaattcaagtcAGAACTaaagttaataaaaatgataagttaattaAGTTAGGCCCTTAAgtaaatatgaaaaacataagatgatatatcatatattatatgatgggagtatatttaaattttaaagattatatatatatatatatatatatatatatatatatatatatatatatatatatatatatatatatatatatgaaactcGTTTTTGATAATTAGTTAGATCTTGTTATAGTATTcagttaatattaaaaatttctaaGGACAATTGATGTGGCTAATGGTTGTTAATGTCAGCAAGTACgacatcagaaaaaaaaatatcatgtcaCAAGTGTCATGTTtgcatgattaaaaaaaaatacaaaaactaaaagcaaaaataacataatttacaaaaactatatatatatatataagatttgaTCTTAAAGGTCTAGCTAACCTGAAAGCCTACTTATGTAGCTAGTTGTATCGAATGATCTAACCCTTTGCA harbors:
- the LOC100788471 gene encoding AP2-like ethylene-responsive transcription factor PLT2 gives rise to the protein MNNNWLSFPLSPTHSSLPAHDLQATQYHQFSLGLVNENMDNPFQNHDWNLINTHSSNEIPKVADFLGVSKSENQSDLAALNEIHSNDSDYLFTNNSLVPMQNPVLDTPSNEYQENANSNLQSLTLSMGSGKDSTCETSGENSTNTTVEVAPRRTLDTFGQRTSIYRGVTRHRWTGRYEAHLWDNSCRREGQSRKGRQVYLGGYDKEEKAARAYDLAALKYWGTSTTTNFPISNYEKELDEMKHMTRQEFVAAIRRKSSGFSRGASMYRGVTRHHQHGRWQARIGRVAGNKDLYLGTFSTEEEAAEAYDIAAIKFRGLNAVTNFDMSRYDVKAILESNTLPIGGGAAKRLKEAQALESSRKREEMIALGSSSTFQYGTSASSSRLHAYPLMQHHHQFEQPQPLLTLQNHDISSSHFSHQQDPLHHQGYIQTQLQLHQQSGASSYSFQNNAQFYNGYLQNHPALLQGMMNMGSSSSSSSVLENNNSNNNNNNVGGFVGSGFGMASNATAGNTVGTAEELGLVKVDYDMPAGGYGGWSAADSMQTSNGGVFTMWND